One Oryza sativa Japonica Group chromosome 8, ASM3414082v1 DNA window includes the following coding sequences:
- the LOC4344940 gene encoding aspartic proteinase CDR1 gives MAAQHDMVSKFGAAAIVVMLMLVVPNSGSGEDAGHDKDQLAPMSSEAEFGFSLPIVHGRPPAPGMDDEKFVTPFRIYEDVVYLAEMEIGERQQKQYLLIDTGSSLVWTQCDECPHCHIGDVPPYGRSQSRTFQEVSCGDDDDNDKEEAIASYCPAKPPGYITLCVNGRCMFKALYNLTGQGETVQGYMSMDTFHFIDDRRFDYQAKFRMVFGCAHQENIVLTAVKECTGILGLGMGDASFLRQTGITKFSYCVPPRMPGYSYRRHSWLRFGSHAQISGKKVPLVMRWGKYYLPLTAITYTYNELMSPVPIIAYKSQEDYLHMMVDTGTSLLSLPTSLHDDLIKEMEAIIKSENIMEGATRWPKHCYKRTMDEVKDITVTLSFDGGLDIELFTSALFIKTETTKGPAVCLAVNRVDDSSKAILGMFAQTNINVGYDLLSREIAMDPIRCA, from the coding sequence ATGGCTGCCCAGCATGATATGGTGTCAAAGTTTGGTGCTGCTGCCATTGTGGTTATGCTCATGCTTGTCGTCCCtaacagcggcagcggcgaagatGCAGGGCATGACAAGGATCAATTGGCTCCTATGTCAAGCGAAGCAGAATTTGGATTTTCTCTCCCAATTGTTCACGGGCGTCCACCGGCACCCGGTATGGATGACGAGAAGTTTGTGACTCCATTTAGAATTTATGAGGATGTTGTCTATCTTGCTGAAATGGAGATTGGTgagcggcaacagaagcaataCCTCCTGATCGACACAGGCAGCTCTTTGGTCTGGACACAGTGCGACGAATGCCCGCATTGTCACATTGGCGATGTGCCACCATATGGAAGATCCCAATCTCGAACATTCCAGGAAGTGAGCtgtggtgatgatgatgacaatgataAAGAAGAAGCAATTGCTAGTTACTGTCCAGCAAAACCGCCGGGATATATCACTTTGTGCGTCAATGGGAGGTGTATGTTCAAGGCGCTATATAATTTGACCGGGCAAGGCGAGACTGTTCAAGGATACATGTCAATGGATACATTTCACTTCATTGATGACAGGAGATTTGACTACCAAGCTAAGTTCCGGATGGTTTTTGGGTGTGCACACCAAGAGAATATCGTTCTTACAGCTGTCAAGGAATGCACTGGCATATTGGGATTAGGTATGGGCGATGCATCGTTTTTGAGGCAGACCGGAATAACTAAGTTCTCGTACTGTGTTCCACCTCGGATGCCAGGTTACTCATATAGGAGACACAGTTGGCTCCGTTTTGGCTCACATGCACAGATTTCGGGGAAGAAGGTTCCACTGGTGATGCGGTGGGGTAAGTACTATTTGCCGCTAACAGCCATCACTTACACATACAATGAGCTTATGTCTCCTGTGCCTATTATTGCCTATAAGAGCCAAGAAGACTATCTACACATGATGGTAGATACAGGAACCTCCTTGCTAAGTCTCCCGACCTCTTTGCACGATGATCTGATCAAAGAAATGGAGGCAATAATTAAGTCAGAAAATATTATGGAAGGGGCCACTAGATGGCCCAAGCACTGTTATAAACGCACCATGGATGAAGTCAAGGACATTACCGTCACACTTAGTTTTGATGGAGGTTTGGATATAGAACTCTTCACATCCGCACTCTTCATAAAAACAGAAACTACAAAAGGACCTGCTGTCTGCTTAGCGGTGAATCGTGTTGACGATTCGTCTAAGGCAATCCTAGGTATGTTTGCCCAGACCAACATCAATGTTGGGTATGACTTGCTAAGTCGTGAGATAGCCATGGATCCGATTCGTTGTGCCTGA